In Cicer arietinum cultivar CDC Frontier isolate Library 1 chromosome 7, Cicar.CDCFrontier_v2.0, whole genome shotgun sequence, a single window of DNA contains:
- the LOC101513969 gene encoding protein NRT1/ PTR FAMILY 6.2 isoform X2 yields MGIAVNLVTYLMGVMHLPSSTAANTVTDFMGTSFLLCLLGGFLADSFLGRFRTIVIFAAIQTLGTATLAISTKLPQLRPPPCPASNESCKPANGIQMGILYLALYLIALGTGGLKSSVSGFGSDQFDEKDEKENSQRNYFFNRFFFFISLGTLAAVTILVYIQDEVSRSWAYGICSVSMIIAILVFLSGTKRYRYKKSLGSPIVHIFQVIVAALKKRKMELPCNVGSLYEDTPEVSRIEHTDQFRFLEKAAIVVEGDFDKDLYGSGPNPWKLCSLTRVEEVKMMVRLLPIWATTIIFWTTYAQLITFSVEQASTMERNVRSFQIPAGSLTVFFVAAILITLAVNDRIIMPLWKKMKGKPGFTNLQRIAIGLLLSTFGMAAASLCEVKRLSVAKSVKGNQATIPISVFLLIPQFFLVGSGEAFIYTGQLDFFITQSPKGMKTMSTGLFLTTLSLGFFISSFLVSVVKKVTGTRDGQGWLADNINKGRLDLFFALLTILSFINFVAFLVCAFWYKPKKAKPSMQMGAINNGSSVEEKC; encoded by the exons ATGGGAATTGCAGTGAACTTGGTTACATATCTGATGGGAGTTATGCATCTGCCAAGCTCAACTGCAGCTAATACTGTGACTGATTTCATGGGCACATCATTTCTCCTTTGTTTGCTTGGAGGTTTTCTAGCAGATTCCTTCCTTGGAAGATTTAGGACAATAGTAATCTTTGCTGCAATACAAACACTG GGTACTGCGACATTAGCAATCTCAACAAAATTGCCACAGCTAAGGCCACCACCTTGTCCTGCCAGCAATGAAAGTTGCAAGCCAGCCAATGGAATCCAAATGGGAATCTTATACTTGGCTCTATACCTTATTGCACTAGGAACCGGCGGTCTTAAGTCTAGTGTTTCAGGATTTGGTTCGGATCAATTTGATGAGAAAGATGAGAAGGAGAATTCCCAAAGGAATTATTTCTTCAACAggtttttcttcttcatcagtTTGGGAACTCTTGCAGCAGTCACAATACTTGTTTACATACAAGATGAAGTTAGTAGAAGTTGGGCTTATGGAATATGTTCTGTTTCTATGATCATAGCCATTTTGGTATTCTTATCAGGAACAAAAAGATATAGATACAAGAAGAGTTTGGGAAGCCCTATTGTCCACATTTTCCAAGTTATTGTTGCAGCACTAAAGAAGAGGAAGATGGAACTTCCCTGCAATGTTGGCTCTTTGTATGAGGACACTCCTGAGGTTTCAAGAATAGAGCACACTGATCAGTTCCG GTTTTTGGAGAAAGCAGCAATTGTGGTAGAAGGTGATTTTGATAAGGACTTATATGGTTCTGGTCCAAATCCATGGAAGCTATGCTCATTGACAAGGGTGGAAGAGGTGAAAATGATGGTGAGGCTTCTACCAATATGGGCCACAACCATTATATTTTGGACCACATATGCACAACTGATCACATTTTCAGTTGAACAAGCCTCCACCATGGAAAGGAATGTGAGGAGTTTTCAAATCCCAGCAGGATCTCTCACAGTCTTCTTTGTGGCAGCAATACTAATCACTCTTGCTGTCAATGATCGAATCATCATGCCTCTTTGGAAGAAAATGAAAGGCAAACCAG GTTTCACCAACCTACAAAGGATTGCCATTGGACTTCTGTTGTCAACTTTCGGAATGGCGGCTGCTTCTCTATGTGAGGTGAAAAGGTTGTCAGTGGCAAAAAGTGTTAAAGGCAACCAAGCAACAATACCAATAAGCGTTTTCCTTCTAATCCCACAATTCTTCTTGGTTGGTTCTGGTGAAGCATTCATATACACAGGACAACTTGATTTCTTCATAACACAATCACCAAAAGGAATGAAAACCATGAGCACAGGTCTCTTCCTCACAACTCTATCTCTTGGTTTCTTCATCAGCAGTTTCCTTGTGTCGGTTGTGAAGAAAGTAACTGGGACTAGAGATGGACAAGGATGGCTTGCTGACAATATAAACAAAGGAAGGCTTGACTTGTTCTTTGCACTTCTTACCATACTTAGTTTCATTAATTTCGTAGCATTTTTGGTATGTGCATTTTGGTACAAGCCTAAGAAAGCTAAGCCATCAATGCAAATGGGAGCAATCAATAATGGTTCCTCAGTTGAGGAGAAGTGTTAA
- the LOC101513969 gene encoding protein NRT1/ PTR FAMILY 6.2 isoform X1, which produces MEKKMSWTIGDAVDYKGFPADRSKTGGWVTAALILGIEIVERLSTMGIAVNLVTYLMGVMHLPSSTAANTVTDFMGTSFLLCLLGGFLADSFLGRFRTIVIFAAIQTLGTATLAISTKLPQLRPPPCPASNESCKPANGIQMGILYLALYLIALGTGGLKSSVSGFGSDQFDEKDEKENSQRNYFFNRFFFFISLGTLAAVTILVYIQDEVSRSWAYGICSVSMIIAILVFLSGTKRYRYKKSLGSPIVHIFQVIVAALKKRKMELPCNVGSLYEDTPEVSRIEHTDQFRFLEKAAIVVEGDFDKDLYGSGPNPWKLCSLTRVEEVKMMVRLLPIWATTIIFWTTYAQLITFSVEQASTMERNVRSFQIPAGSLTVFFVAAILITLAVNDRIIMPLWKKMKGKPGFTNLQRIAIGLLLSTFGMAAASLCEVKRLSVAKSVKGNQATIPISVFLLIPQFFLVGSGEAFIYTGQLDFFITQSPKGMKTMSTGLFLTTLSLGFFISSFLVSVVKKVTGTRDGQGWLADNINKGRLDLFFALLTILSFINFVAFLVCAFWYKPKKAKPSMQMGAINNGSSVEEKC; this is translated from the exons ATG GAGAAGAAAATGAGTTGGACAATTGGAGATGCTGTGGACTATAAAGGATTCCCTGCTGACAGGTCTAAAACTGGCGGTTGGGTGACAGCAGCTCTTATTTTAG GGATTGAAATTGTTGAGAGGCTATCCACAATGGGAATTGCAGTGAACTTGGTTACATATCTGATGGGAGTTATGCATCTGCCAAGCTCAACTGCAGCTAATACTGTGACTGATTTCATGGGCACATCATTTCTCCTTTGTTTGCTTGGAGGTTTTCTAGCAGATTCCTTCCTTGGAAGATTTAGGACAATAGTAATCTTTGCTGCAATACAAACACTG GGTACTGCGACATTAGCAATCTCAACAAAATTGCCACAGCTAAGGCCACCACCTTGTCCTGCCAGCAATGAAAGTTGCAAGCCAGCCAATGGAATCCAAATGGGAATCTTATACTTGGCTCTATACCTTATTGCACTAGGAACCGGCGGTCTTAAGTCTAGTGTTTCAGGATTTGGTTCGGATCAATTTGATGAGAAAGATGAGAAGGAGAATTCCCAAAGGAATTATTTCTTCAACAggtttttcttcttcatcagtTTGGGAACTCTTGCAGCAGTCACAATACTTGTTTACATACAAGATGAAGTTAGTAGAAGTTGGGCTTATGGAATATGTTCTGTTTCTATGATCATAGCCATTTTGGTATTCTTATCAGGAACAAAAAGATATAGATACAAGAAGAGTTTGGGAAGCCCTATTGTCCACATTTTCCAAGTTATTGTTGCAGCACTAAAGAAGAGGAAGATGGAACTTCCCTGCAATGTTGGCTCTTTGTATGAGGACACTCCTGAGGTTTCAAGAATAGAGCACACTGATCAGTTCCG GTTTTTGGAGAAAGCAGCAATTGTGGTAGAAGGTGATTTTGATAAGGACTTATATGGTTCTGGTCCAAATCCATGGAAGCTATGCTCATTGACAAGGGTGGAAGAGGTGAAAATGATGGTGAGGCTTCTACCAATATGGGCCACAACCATTATATTTTGGACCACATATGCACAACTGATCACATTTTCAGTTGAACAAGCCTCCACCATGGAAAGGAATGTGAGGAGTTTTCAAATCCCAGCAGGATCTCTCACAGTCTTCTTTGTGGCAGCAATACTAATCACTCTTGCTGTCAATGATCGAATCATCATGCCTCTTTGGAAGAAAATGAAAGGCAAACCAG GTTTCACCAACCTACAAAGGATTGCCATTGGACTTCTGTTGTCAACTTTCGGAATGGCGGCTGCTTCTCTATGTGAGGTGAAAAGGTTGTCAGTGGCAAAAAGTGTTAAAGGCAACCAAGCAACAATACCAATAAGCGTTTTCCTTCTAATCCCACAATTCTTCTTGGTTGGTTCTGGTGAAGCATTCATATACACAGGACAACTTGATTTCTTCATAACACAATCACCAAAAGGAATGAAAACCATGAGCACAGGTCTCTTCCTCACAACTCTATCTCTTGGTTTCTTCATCAGCAGTTTCCTTGTGTCGGTTGTGAAGAAAGTAACTGGGACTAGAGATGGACAAGGATGGCTTGCTGACAATATAAACAAAGGAAGGCTTGACTTGTTCTTTGCACTTCTTACCATACTTAGTTTCATTAATTTCGTAGCATTTTTGGTATGTGCATTTTGGTACAAGCCTAAGAAAGCTAAGCCATCAATGCAAATGGGAGCAATCAATAATGGTTCCTCAGTTGAGGAGAAGTGTTAA